A genomic stretch from Thermonema lapsum includes:
- a CDS encoding 3-hydroxyacyl-CoA dehydrogenase NAD-binding domain-containing protein — protein MIQYTIKKGVAVLDINMEGYPMNVLNEESIKALGEVLERALSDDAAKGIVITSSRKEFVAGADLKMLQQSADVETTYQMIRQLHNIFRRMETGRKPVVAAINGTALGGGYELALACHRRIALNHEKIQIGLPEIQIGLFPGGGGTQRLPRLIGIEPAMQFILQAKRMNPQEALKAGLVDELADTREELLQKAIDWALANPSALQPYDEIDKKGKVVGKKDYRIPGGNVQSPKGVQTFMAGTALLVQKVHFNYPAAHAVMKCLYEGLQVPIDLGLDIEAKYFAQIAQTKEAKNMIRTLFFAMNEANKGAAAPQGVTPREVKKVGILGAGMMGSGIAYVSAMAGIEVVLKDVSVEKAEKGKDYSRELLKKSVARGKMNREQADQVLALIRPTADAADLAGCDLVIEAVFEDRELKYKVTQEAEAFLDERAVFASNTSTLPITSLAEASRRPEQFIGLHFFSPVDKMMLVEIIMGEKTNDYALATAIAYVQKIRKTPIVVNDSRGFYTSRCFGTYTSEGITMLAEGIVPALIEHAGEQAGMPVGPLEVADAVNLDLIYKVGKQTEKDTGLAFSSLPEGKVIIKFVEELGRTGRRDKKGFYEYPENEPKRLWKGLQELFPPKAEQPPIEELKKRLLYRQALEAARCFEEGVVRTRRDADVGSILAWGFPPYTGGALSFIDYVGIQTFVAELERLAKTYGERFTPTDALREAAAKNDYAGYINRWK, from the coding sequence ATGATTCAATATACAATCAAGAAAGGGGTAGCCGTGCTCGACATCAATATGGAGGGCTATCCGATGAACGTACTCAATGAGGAATCTATCAAAGCGCTGGGTGAAGTCCTTGAGCGGGCACTCAGCGACGACGCAGCCAAAGGAATTGTGATTACTTCTTCAAGGAAGGAGTTTGTGGCAGGTGCCGATTTGAAAATGTTGCAGCAATCGGCAGATGTGGAAACTACTTACCAGATGATTCGGCAATTGCACAATATCTTTCGCCGCATGGAAACCGGGCGTAAGCCTGTGGTGGCTGCCATCAATGGTACTGCCCTGGGGGGAGGCTATGAGTTGGCTCTGGCTTGCCATCGACGCATAGCGCTCAATCATGAAAAAATACAAATAGGCTTGCCCGAAATACAGATAGGCTTGTTTCCGGGAGGCGGCGGCACACAACGTCTGCCACGCCTGATTGGCATAGAGCCAGCTATGCAGTTTATTTTGCAAGCCAAACGTATGAATCCGCAAGAAGCGCTGAAAGCCGGGCTGGTAGATGAGCTGGCAGACACAAGAGAGGAGCTGTTGCAAAAAGCCATCGACTGGGCGCTGGCAAACCCTTCAGCGTTGCAGCCCTACGACGAAATAGACAAAAAAGGCAAGGTCGTGGGCAAGAAAGACTATAGGATACCGGGAGGCAATGTGCAAAGTCCCAAAGGAGTGCAGACCTTCATGGCAGGAACGGCGCTGTTGGTACAGAAGGTGCATTTCAACTATCCGGCAGCACATGCTGTCATGAAGTGCCTCTATGAAGGGCTGCAGGTGCCCATAGATTTAGGTTTAGACATAGAAGCAAAATATTTTGCTCAAATAGCCCAAACCAAAGAGGCAAAAAACATGATTCGCACCTTGTTTTTTGCCATGAACGAAGCCAATAAAGGGGCGGCAGCCCCCCAAGGAGTAACACCCCGTGAGGTGAAGAAAGTAGGCATCTTAGGTGCCGGCATGATGGGCTCGGGCATAGCTTACGTGAGTGCTATGGCAGGCATTGAGGTGGTGCTCAAAGATGTGTCAGTAGAAAAAGCAGAGAAAGGAAAGGACTACTCCCGCGAATTACTTAAAAAAAGTGTGGCACGTGGCAAGATGAACCGAGAGCAGGCAGACCAAGTGCTGGCGTTGATTCGCCCCACGGCTGATGCTGCAGACTTAGCAGGTTGCGACTTGGTCATAGAAGCCGTATTTGAAGACAGAGAATTGAAATACAAAGTAACGCAAGAGGCAGAAGCATTTCTTGACGAACGGGCTGTTTTTGCTTCCAATACTTCTACCTTGCCCATCACTTCGCTGGCAGAAGCAAGCCGCCGTCCGGAGCAGTTCATCGGGCTGCATTTCTTCTCGCCGGTCGATAAGATGATGCTGGTGGAAATCATCATGGGCGAAAAAACAAACGATTATGCTTTGGCTACCGCCATTGCTTATGTGCAGAAAATTCGTAAAACACCCATTGTAGTCAACGATTCGCGCGGCTTTTACACCTCACGATGCTTTGGCACATACACCTCAGAAGGCATCACCATGCTTGCAGAAGGGATAGTGCCGGCGCTCATAGAGCATGCCGGCGAGCAGGCTGGCATGCCGGTGGGACCTCTCGAAGTAGCCGATGCCGTCAATCTGGATTTGATATATAAAGTAGGCAAACAAACCGAGAAAGATACAGGATTGGCTTTCTCTTCTTTACCCGAAGGCAAGGTGATTATCAAGTTTGTGGAGGAGCTGGGGCGTACGGGGCGCCGCGACAAAAAAGGCTTTTACGAATATCCGGAAAATGAACCCAAGCGTCTATGGAAGGGGCTGCAGGAGCTGTTCCCACCCAAGGCGGAGCAACCACCCATAGAAGAACTCAAAAAACGCCTATTGTACCGGCAGGCGTTGGAAGCAGCTCGCTGCTTTGAAGAGGGTGTGGTGCGCACCCGCCGCGATGCCGATGTGGGCTCGATTCTGGCATGGGGATTTCCGCCTTATACAGGGGGCGCCCTTTCATTTATTGACTACGTAGGCATTCAAACCTTTGTAGCAGAGCTGGAGCGCTTGGCTAAGACTTACGGCGAGCGCTTTACACCTACCGACGCTTTGCGTGAAGCCGCCGCTAAAAATGACTATGCAGGCTATATAAACCGTTGGAAATAA
- a CDS encoding acetyl-CoA C-acetyltransferase gives MDVYIYEALRTPRGKGKTDGALHATQPVHLLTTLLRELKERLQLDTAEVDDFIAGCVTPIGEQGADIARTAVLAAGYAETVTGVQINRFCSSGLEAINMAAAYIASGQAQLMIAGGVESMSRVPMGSDGGALFTSPEIVGGLQIVPQGISADLIATKYGYDRPQLDAFAVESHQRAAKAWAEGYFKRSVVPIKDILGHVILDKDETVRPDTSLEIMSTLPPSFAMMGQMAGLDALAIEKYPKLERIEHVHHAGNSSGIVDGAAVVLLGSKAIGEKLGLKPRARIKAFTTCGSEPTIMLTGPIPATEKLLKRTGMQISDIDLFEVNEAFAVVPLLYMDTFNIPHDKVNVNGGAIAMGHPLGATGAILLNTLIDELERRQLATGLVTLCIGGGMGIATLVEMV, from the coding sequence ATGGACGTGTATATCTATGAAGCCTTGCGCACACCGCGGGGTAAAGGAAAAACCGATGGGGCATTGCATGCCACACAGCCAGTGCATTTACTTACTACTTTGCTGCGTGAGCTGAAAGAACGTCTGCAGTTAGATACTGCCGAAGTGGACGATTTCATTGCCGGTTGTGTAACACCTATTGGCGAGCAAGGTGCTGACATAGCCCGTACGGCAGTGTTGGCAGCCGGCTATGCCGAAACTGTCACTGGGGTGCAAATCAACCGCTTTTGTTCTTCGGGTTTGGAAGCCATCAACATGGCTGCCGCCTATATTGCTTCGGGGCAGGCACAACTGATGATAGCCGGCGGGGTGGAGTCCATGTCGCGAGTGCCTATGGGCTCAGACGGTGGTGCTTTGTTTACAAGTCCCGAGATAGTAGGAGGCTTGCAGATTGTGCCGCAGGGGATTTCGGCAGACCTGATTGCCACCAAGTACGGCTATGACCGCCCTCAGTTGGATGCCTTTGCTGTAGAGTCGCATCAAAGGGCAGCTAAGGCATGGGCAGAAGGTTATTTTAAGCGTTCGGTTGTGCCGATAAAAGACATTTTGGGGCACGTGATACTTGACAAAGACGAAACCGTGCGCCCCGATACCTCTTTAGAAATCATGAGTACGTTGCCGCCTTCTTTTGCTATGATGGGGCAGATGGCAGGCTTGGATGCTCTGGCTATTGAGAAGTACCCTAAGCTTGAGCGCATAGAGCATGTGCACCATGCGGGCAACTCGTCGGGCATTGTAGATGGGGCAGCGGTGGTGTTGTTGGGCAGCAAAGCCATAGGTGAAAAGCTGGGGTTAAAGCCGCGTGCTCGTATCAAGGCATTCACCACCTGCGGTTCGGAGCCAACCATTATGCTGACAGGACCCATACCCGCTACCGAGAAGTTACTCAAACGAACGGGCATGCAAATATCGGACATAGACCTTTTCGAAGTGAATGAAGCCTTTGCGGTAGTTCCTTTGCTTTACATGGATACTTTCAATATTCCGCACGACAAAGTGAACGTCAATGGCGGTGCCATTGCCATGGGGCACCCTTTAGGAGCTACGGGCGCCATTTTGCTCAATACCCTGATTGATGAACTCGAGCGGCGCCAGTTGGCTACGGGCTTAGTAACGCTCTGCATCGGCGGTGGCATGGGCATCGCTACTTTGGTTGAAATGGTATAA
- the rplM gene encoding 50S ribosomal protein L13, whose protein sequence is MKYMSYKTVSANKNTVTKEWLVVDATDAVVGRLASQIVHLLRGKHKPLYTPHVDCGDHVIVINCDKVRFTGKKWDEKLYIRYTGYPGGQRALTAKQVKAKSSTRLVEQAVKGMLPKNRLGRQLFKNLHLYEGAEHPHQAQQPKEYKLKY, encoded by the coding sequence GTGAAGTACATGAGTTACAAAACCGTTTCGGCAAATAAAAATACGGTTACAAAAGAGTGGCTCGTGGTGGACGCTACCGACGCCGTGGTAGGTCGCCTGGCAAGCCAAATTGTGCATCTCCTGCGTGGAAAGCACAAGCCTCTCTACACCCCTCACGTGGACTGTGGCGACCATGTGATTGTTATCAATTGCGACAAGGTGCGATTCACCGGCAAAAAATGGGATGAAAAGCTCTACATCCGCTACACAGGCTATCCGGGGGGGCAACGTGCTTTGACTGCCAAGCAAGTGAAAGCCAAATCTTCTACCCGTCTTGTGGAGCAAGCTGTGAAAGGCATGCTGCCCAAAAACCGCTTGGGTCGTCAGTTGTTCAAGAACTTGCATTTATACGAAGGAGCAGAGCATCCGCATCAAGCACAACAACCTAAGGAATATAAACTGAAATACTAA
- the rpsI gene encoding 30S ribosomal protein S9, with protein MEVINTIGRRKTAVARIYMKPGSGVITINGRPFEEYFPTEVLRTVAMQALTLVNEAGKFDIKANLDGGGIAGQAEAFRLATARALVEYNPEYRAALKEEGYLRRDPRMVERKKYGRAKARKRFQWTKR; from the coding sequence ATGGAAGTTATCAATACAATAGGACGTAGAAAGACTGCTGTAGCGCGTATCTATATGAAGCCGGGCAGTGGTGTCATCACCATCAACGGGCGCCCCTTCGAGGAGTACTTCCCCACAGAAGTATTGCGCACAGTGGCAATGCAGGCATTGACCTTGGTCAACGAAGCCGGCAAATTCGACATAAAAGCCAACTTGGACGGTGGCGGAATCGCAGGGCAAGCCGAGGCTTTCCGTTTGGCTACTGCTCGTGCACTGGTGGAATACAACCCTGAGTACCGTGCAGCACTCAAAGAAGAAGGCTACTTGCGCCGTGACCCCCGTATGGTGGAACGCAAAAAGTATGGTCGTGCAAAAGCAAGAAAACGCTTCCAGTGGACCAAACGTTAA
- the rpsB gene encoding 30S ribosomal protein S2: MAKKLEYKDLLAAGVHFGHLKRKWNPKMAPYIFMEKNGIHLIDINKTLVALDEAAKAMKGVVRSNKKVLFVATKKQAREIVEQVAKRTGMPYVTERWLGGMLTNFSTIRKSIKKLNSLEKLMKSESYENLTKRERLMMERKKEKMEKVLGGILEMNRLPGALFIVDIHREHIALAEAKRLGIPVFAMVDTDSDPTSVDYPIPANDDAYKSIELIVNYIGDVIEEAQQERKQEKEAQKLQAEENKKRAMDEGADLENAPESHDEEE, encoded by the coding sequence ATGGCAAAGAAATTGGAATATAAAGACCTATTGGCAGCCGGGGTGCATTTTGGTCACTTGAAACGCAAGTGGAACCCCAAAATGGCACCTTACATCTTCATGGAGAAGAACGGCATCCACTTAATAGATATCAACAAAACGTTGGTTGCTCTTGACGAGGCAGCCAAAGCAATGAAAGGCGTTGTACGCAGCAACAAGAAAGTCCTTTTTGTGGCTACCAAAAAGCAAGCCCGCGAAATCGTGGAGCAAGTAGCCAAGCGTACCGGCATGCCCTATGTAACCGAACGCTGGTTGGGTGGCATGCTCACCAATTTCAGCACGATACGCAAGTCCATCAAAAAGCTCAACAGCTTGGAAAAGCTCATGAAGAGCGAATCTTACGAAAACTTGACCAAGCGTGAGCGCTTGATGATGGAGCGTAAGAAAGAAAAGATGGAAAAAGTATTGGGCGGTATTTTGGAAATGAACCGTCTGCCCGGTGCACTCTTCATCGTGGACATCCATCGCGAGCACATCGCTTTGGCAGAAGCCAAACGCCTGGGTATCCCTGTATTTGCTATGGTGGACACTGACTCTGACCCCACCAGCGTGGACTACCCCATCCCCGCCAACGACGACGCCTACAAATCCATCGAATTGATTGTCAACTACATTGGCGATGTCATTGAAGAAGCGCAACAAGAGCGCAAGCAAGAAAAAGAAGCTCAAAAGCTTCAAGCAGAAGAAAACAAAAAGCGCGCTATGGATGAAGGTGCTGACTTAGAGAATGCACCCGAAAGCCATGACGAGGAAGAATAA
- the tsf gene encoding translation elongation factor Ts — protein MAITAQDVNKLRQMTGMGMMDCKKALQEAEGDFDKAIEILRKKGEKISLKRADNETKEGVVFIYNNGTEAAAFAFSCETEPVAKNTEFRSLGKAILEAVKANKPKTKEEVENLTLASGQTAKEAITELIGKIGEKLTISDYVFYTGEKIVEYLHSNEKVGVLVVFEGVGGADLSETGKDIAMQIAAMKPIAIDKDDVDPAIVEKELEVGREQARQEGKPENIIEKIAQGKLNKFFQEHTLLNQQFVKDDKKTVAQVLKEAAPTAKVVAFKRLAIA, from the coding sequence ATGGCAATCACAGCACAAGATGTAAACAAACTGCGCCAGATGACAGGCATGGGCATGATGGACTGCAAAAAAGCCCTGCAAGAAGCCGAAGGCGACTTTGATAAAGCTATTGAAATTCTTCGCAAGAAAGGAGAGAAAATATCACTTAAGCGTGCCGACAACGAAACCAAAGAAGGCGTTGTATTTATTTACAACAACGGTACCGAAGCAGCCGCTTTTGCTTTCAGCTGCGAAACTGAACCCGTAGCCAAAAATACCGAGTTCCGCAGCTTGGGGAAAGCTATCTTGGAAGCCGTCAAAGCAAACAAACCTAAAACCAAAGAAGAAGTAGAAAACTTGACACTGGCTTCCGGGCAAACCGCAAAAGAAGCCATCACCGAGTTGATAGGTAAAATTGGTGAAAAACTCACCATCAGCGATTACGTATTTTATACGGGCGAAAAAATCGTCGAATATCTGCACAGCAACGAAAAAGTAGGTGTATTGGTGGTATTCGAAGGTGTAGGAGGTGCAGACCTCAGCGAAACCGGCAAAGACATTGCCATGCAAATCGCAGCCATGAAGCCCATCGCCATCGACAAAGACGATGTGGACCCTGCCATCGTGGAAAAAGAATTGGAAGTAGGTCGCGAACAGGCACGTCAAGAAGGCAAACCCGAGAATATCATCGAAAAGATTGCTCAGGGCAAACTAAATAAGTTCTTCCAAGAGCACACGCTGTTGAACCAACAGTTTGTAAAAGACGATAAAAAAACGGTTGCTCAAGTACTGAAAGAAGCAGCTCCCACCGCCAAAGTAGTTGCATTCAAACGTTTGGCTATTGCCTAA
- the leuS gene encoding leucine--tRNA ligase — translation MKAYTPAEIEKKWQQYWEEQQVYRVQEVPGKPKYYVLDMFPYPSGAGLHVGHPLGYIASDIIARYKRHKGYNVLHPMGFDSFGLPAEQYAIQTGQHPAITTEKNIARYKEQLRSIGFSYDWSRQVRTSDPKYYKWTQWIFLQLFGSWYNKQTDKAEPIETLVAHFEKHGTQHLNAHCNEDTPQFTAQEWQSFDERKKQEILLDYRLAYLDDMTVNWCPALGMVLSNDEVKDGVSERGGHPVVKKKMRQWALRITAYAERLLEGLERIDWPEAVKEMQHNWIGKSFGAEVKFPLQGKEHLFIKVFTTRIDTIFGVTFLVLAPEHELVERITTEEQRNEVLAYVEEAKNRSERDRMSDVKHVSGVFTGAYATHPFTGKPIPVWVGDYVLAGYGTGAVMAVPSSDDRDFRFAKHFGLPIIPVIEGTEALEDPTQIKHGRLINSDFLNGLDWQSAIEKAIEEIEKRGLGRRRVQYKLRDAVFARQRYWGEPIPIEYRDGIPYPLDEQYLPLELPPVDKYLPTENGDPPLGRAENWVSPNGYPLELNTMPGWAGSSWYFLRYCDPHNDERFASPEAIDYWKNVDLYIGGTEHAVGHLLYARFWTKFLYDRHWLPFDEPFQKLVNQGMIQGRSNFVYRIKNTNTFVSYGLKDQYDTVPMHVDISLVNNDVLDTEAFRRWRPDLADAEFILEDGKYICGYEIEKMSKSRHNVVNPDDIVAEYGADTLRLYEMFLGPLEHSKPWNTHGIDGVYRFLRKVWNLFFDEEGQLIVNDEAPAKEELKVLHQTIKRVSEDIERLSLNTPVSSFMVLVNELQRLKCHKRAILEPFVVLLSPYAPHLAEELWHALGHSSSVVDAPYPEYNESYLVEDSFEYPVSINGKMRTKITLPLDIPKEEIEKVVLQNEVVQKWVDGKTPKKVIIVPKRIINIVV, via the coding sequence ATGAAAGCATATACACCCGCCGAAATAGAAAAAAAGTGGCAGCAATATTGGGAAGAGCAGCAAGTTTACCGTGTGCAGGAAGTACCCGGTAAGCCCAAATACTATGTGCTCGATATGTTCCCCTACCCTTCCGGTGCCGGCTTGCATGTGGGGCACCCGCTGGGCTATATAGCCAGCGACATCATAGCGCGCTATAAGCGGCACAAGGGCTACAATGTATTACACCCTATGGGCTTTGATTCCTTCGGCTTGCCTGCCGAACAGTACGCCATACAAACCGGGCAACACCCTGCCATCACCACCGAAAAGAACATTGCACGCTATAAGGAACAACTGCGCTCCATCGGCTTTTCCTATGACTGGAGCCGCCAAGTACGTACTTCCGACCCCAAATATTATAAATGGACGCAGTGGATATTCCTCCAGCTCTTTGGCTCGTGGTACAACAAGCAAACCGACAAAGCAGAACCCATAGAAACCCTCGTTGCACACTTCGAAAAACACGGAACCCAACACCTGAACGCACACTGCAACGAAGATACCCCCCAATTTACAGCCCAAGAATGGCAATCATTCGATGAGCGCAAAAAGCAAGAAATTTTGCTCGACTACCGCCTTGCCTACCTCGACGACATGACCGTGAACTGGTGCCCCGCCTTGGGCATGGTGCTTTCCAACGATGAGGTAAAAGACGGCGTGTCGGAGCGTGGCGGACACCCTGTCGTGAAGAAAAAAATGCGGCAGTGGGCGCTGCGCATCACTGCTTATGCCGAACGCCTACTTGAAGGCTTAGAACGCATCGACTGGCCCGAAGCTGTCAAAGAGATGCAGCACAATTGGATAGGCAAATCCTTTGGCGCCGAAGTCAAATTCCCCTTACAAGGTAAAGAACATCTGTTCATCAAGGTGTTCACTACCCGCATAGATACCATCTTCGGCGTTACCTTCTTGGTACTGGCACCCGAGCATGAACTGGTCGAGCGCATCACCACCGAAGAACAACGTAACGAAGTGTTGGCTTATGTAGAGGAAGCCAAAAACCGCTCGGAGCGCGACCGCATGAGCGATGTCAAACATGTGTCGGGGGTCTTCACGGGTGCTTATGCAACCCACCCCTTCACAGGCAAGCCTATTCCCGTATGGGTAGGCGACTACGTACTGGCAGGGTATGGCACTGGCGCCGTGATGGCGGTGCCTTCTTCCGACGACCGCGATTTTCGCTTTGCCAAACACTTTGGACTGCCCATCATACCTGTTATTGAAGGCACCGAAGCGCTCGAAGACCCTACCCAAATCAAGCATGGACGCCTCATCAACTCGGATTTCCTCAACGGGCTTGACTGGCAGTCAGCTATAGAAAAAGCCATTGAAGAGATAGAAAAACGTGGCTTGGGACGCCGCCGAGTGCAGTATAAGCTACGCGATGCCGTCTTTGCACGCCAACGTTATTGGGGCGAACCTATCCCCATAGAATACCGCGACGGTATTCCCTACCCGCTCGATGAGCAATACTTACCTCTGGAACTGCCCCCCGTAGACAAATACTTACCCACCGAAAATGGCGACCCGCCCTTGGGGCGTGCCGAAAACTGGGTAAGTCCCAACGGCTATCCCCTCGAACTAAATACTATGCCGGGTTGGGCAGGCTCTTCTTGGTATTTTCTGCGTTACTGCGACCCACACAACGACGAACGCTTTGCTTCGCCCGAAGCCATCGACTACTGGAAAAATGTGGACTTGTACATAGGTGGCACCGAGCATGCCGTGGGGCACTTACTTTACGCCCGCTTCTGGACTAAATTTCTCTATGACCGCCACTGGCTCCCCTTCGACGAGCCCTTCCAAAAGCTCGTCAACCAAGGCATGATTCAGGGGCGCTCAAATTTCGTGTACCGCATCAAAAATACCAATACCTTCGTGTCTTATGGCTTAAAAGACCAATACGACACGGTACCTATGCATGTGGATATCAGCTTGGTAAACAACGATGTACTAGACACCGAAGCCTTTCGCCGCTGGCGCCCCGACCTTGCCGACGCCGAATTCATTCTCGAAGACGGCAAGTACATCTGTGGCTACGAGATAGAAAAGATGTCCAAGTCGCGCCATAATGTAGTAAACCCCGATGACATCGTTGCCGAGTATGGTGCAGATACCCTGCGTCTCTACGAGATGTTTTTGGGACCACTCGAACACTCCAAGCCATGGAATACCCACGGCATTGATGGCGTTTACCGATTCTTACGCAAAGTATGGAACCTATTCTTCGATGAAGAAGGACAACTCATAGTAAACGACGAAGCGCCTGCCAAGGAAGAGCTGAAGGTGCTGCACCAAACCATCAAACGTGTAAGCGAAGACATCGAGCGGCTCTCGCTCAACACACCGGTAAGTAGTTTCATGGTGTTGGTCAATGAGCTGCAGCGCCTCAAATGCCATAAAAGAGCCATCTTAGAGCCCTTTGTGGTGCTTTTGTCGCCCTATGCCCCGCACCTTGCCGAAGAGCTCTGGCATGCCTTAGGGCACAGTAGTTCGGTGGTAGATGCCCCCTACCCCGAATATAACGAAAGCTATTTGGTGGAAGACAGCTTCGAGTATCCCGTATCTATCAATGGCAAGATGCGCACTAAAATCACCCTGCCTTTGGATATCCCCAAAGAAGAAATAGAAAAGGTGGTTTTGCAAAACGAAGTGGTGCAAAAATGGGTGGATGGTAAAACCCCTAAAAAAGTCATCATCGTACCCAAACGCATCATCAATATTGTAGTGTAA
- a CDS encoding polysaccharide deacetylase family protein — translation MPFFRTPALLRHAFPSCYWQIPKPLHEQPTLYLTFDDGPVPEATPDVLDVLDRYGVKASFFCVGDNVRKHPALFREVLRAGHTVGNHTFHHVKGWQTSLTHYLKEVSMCRHVMEDTAGTALPRLFRPPYGRITPKQLCALRKDYAIVMWDILTHDYDPRLQADALIPQLKPLLRHGSILVFHDSIKAYPRMIRLLPAIIEAALARGFSFATLEEGLAPTLHALTPTASYKSSS, via the coding sequence ATGCCCTTCTTTCGTACTCCTGCCCTGTTGCGCCATGCGTTTCCTTCCTGCTACTGGCAGATACCCAAGCCCTTACATGAGCAGCCTACGCTGTACTTGACCTTCGACGACGGTCCTGTGCCCGAAGCTACCCCCGATGTACTCGATGTACTCGACCGCTATGGTGTCAAAGCTTCCTTCTTTTGTGTAGGCGACAATGTGCGCAAACACCCGGCTTTGTTCCGAGAAGTGCTGCGTGCCGGGCATACAGTAGGCAATCATACTTTTCATCACGTGAAAGGCTGGCAGACTTCGCTCACCCATTACCTCAAAGAAGTGAGCATGTGCCGTCATGTGATGGAAGACACAGCAGGCACTGCCTTGCCGCGTCTGTTTCGTCCGCCTTATGGGCGTATCACGCCTAAACAGTTGTGTGCCTTGCGAAAAGACTATGCCATCGTCATGTGGGACATCCTCACCCATGATTATGACCCACGCCTGCAGGCAGATGCTCTGATACCCCAACTAAAGCCCTTGTTGCGCCATGGCAGCATCCTTGTCTTTCACGACAGCATCAAAGCATATCCACGCATGATACGCTTGCTGCCTGCCATCATAGAAGCCGCTTTGGCACGTGGCTTTTCATTTGCCACACTTGAAGAAGGACTCGCACCGACATTGCATGCCCTTACACCGACAGCAAGCTACAAAAGCAGCTCATGA
- the cysS gene encoding cysteine--tRNA ligase yields MSQEQKLYFFNTLTKQKELFEPLNPPFVGMYVCGPTVYNDAHLGNARPAVVFDVLYRLLQHMGYKVRYVRNITDVGHLTDDSDHGEDKIAQRAKLEQLEPMEVVQRYTVKYHRVMDWLNVLRPSIEPTATGHILEQIEVVQRIIDKGWAYEVNGSVYFDVPKYAQSHPYGELSGRDPQEQLANSRDNLEGQEEKRHPADFALWKKANPEHIMRWNSPWGAGFPGWHLECTVMSTKYLGETFDIHGGGMDLVFPHHECEIAQAKAANNGKSPVRYWLHNNLITIEGKKMSKSLGNFITLEELFSGNSPLISQPYTPMTVRLFLLLAHYRSTLDFSDQALQAARKVYIKLLNAIRDLKQMRYPEVAKERNEKLEKEITQELNKAWAALYDDLNTALCLTHLQALVKKVNQFRTKADAIGEVAPEVFARLQTEMPLLWENILGMKEERPEAFEPLLNIILKHYAEAKAQKQYDKVDAIRADLKTLGIVVRDGKQGIDWAYEE; encoded by the coding sequence ATGAGTCAAGAACAAAAACTATATTTTTTCAATACCTTAACTAAGCAAAAAGAACTGTTCGAACCGCTCAACCCTCCTTTTGTGGGCATGTATGTGTGTGGTCCCACCGTATATAATGACGCACATCTGGGCAATGCCCGCCCCGCAGTAGTCTTCGATGTGCTCTACCGTTTACTTCAGCATATGGGCTACAAAGTACGCTATGTGCGCAACATCACCGACGTGGGGCACCTCACCGACGACAGCGACCACGGCGAAGATAAGATTGCACAACGTGCCAAGCTGGAGCAGCTCGAACCCATGGAAGTAGTTCAACGCTACACAGTGAAATATCACCGCGTGATGGATTGGCTCAATGTGCTGCGCCCGAGCATAGAGCCAACAGCAACTGGACATATTCTTGAACAAATAGAAGTGGTACAGCGCATCATAGACAAGGGATGGGCATATGAAGTAAACGGCTCGGTCTATTTCGATGTGCCCAAATATGCCCAAAGCCATCCCTATGGCGAGCTGTCGGGGCGTGACCCCCAAGAGCAGCTTGCCAACAGCCGCGATAACCTCGAAGGGCAAGAAGAAAAGCGCCACCCCGCTGACTTTGCCCTTTGGAAAAAAGCCAACCCCGAACATATCATGCGCTGGAACTCACCTTGGGGCGCTGGCTTTCCCGGCTGGCATCTGGAGTGTACCGTCATGAGTACCAAGTATTTGGGCGAGACCTTCGACATCCACGGCGGCGGCATGGACTTGGTGTTTCCGCACCACGAGTGTGAAATAGCACAAGCCAAAGCCGCCAACAACGGCAAATCTCCGGTGCGCTACTGGCTACACAACAACCTAATTACCATAGAAGGCAAGAAGATGAGCAAGTCATTGGGCAACTTCATCACCCTTGAAGAGTTGTTCAGTGGCAACAGCCCACTCATCTCGCAGCCTTATACTCCCATGACCGTGCGCCTGTTCTTGTTGCTGGCACACTACCGAAGCACGCTCGACTTCTCGGACCAAGCGCTACAAGCCGCACGCAAGGTGTATATCAAGCTGCTGAACGCCATCCGTGATTTGAAGCAGATGCGCTATCCAGAGGTTGCCAAAGAACGCAACGAAAAACTTGAAAAAGAAATTACACAAGAGCTCAACAAGGCATGGGCTGCCCTTTACGATGACCTGAATACGGCACTGTGCCTCACCCACCTGCAGGCGTTGGTGAAGAAGGTAAATCAGTTTCGCACCAAAGCCGACGCTATTGGCGAAGTAGCGCCCGAAGTATTTGCCCGCCTGCAAACAGAAATGCCTTTGTTGTGGGAAAATATATTGGGCATGAAAGAGGAACGCCCCGAAGCTTTCGAGCCCCTGCTCAACATTATATTGAAACACTACGCCGAAGCTAAAGCCCAAAAGCAATACGATAAAGTAGATGCCATCCGTGCCGACCTGAAAACCTTGGGTATTGTCGTTCGCGATGGCAAGCAAGGCATCGATTGGGCTTATGAAGAATAA